The region ACCGGCGGCCGCTCGTCTTCTTCGACCTGCGCGATGCGGCGCTCTCCTCCTCCGGCAACAACGGGCGCAACGACGGGCATATCCTCGCCGTGGGCGAGGGCCGGGGCGTGACCCGGCCGGCGATCGTCTCCGTGGCCGCTTCTTCGCCGCTGGCGTGCGAGGTGCTCTCGACCGCCCTCTTCGCCTCGCTGGACGGGGCGGACGACGGGGAGCGCAGGCGGATGCTGGCCGCGTTCGGGGCACAGCGTGCCGTGCGCATGGATTACGGGAGTGGGGAAGAGGTCTGCGAACTCCTCACGAAGGAGTGATTTCCGGCCATGAGCGCAGGCGGGGGAGTCCGCCGAAGCGTTTTTTTTCGTATCTTGTCCTGCCATTTACGGACATCCGACTATGATCGAACTCTCTATTGTGATCGCCACCTACAACCGGGCGCAGCCGCTTCTGCGGACGCTCGGCTCTCTGGCCCGGCAGACGCTCGACCCCGCCCTCTGGGAGGTGGTCGTGGTGGACAACAACTGCGCGGACGATACGGCGGCCCGTTTCGCACGGTGGGCCGAGGCGCATCCGAAGGTGAACGCCCGTCTGACCCGCGAGCCGCAACAAGGTCTTTCGCCCGCCCGCAACCGGGGAGTGGCCGAATCGGCGGGGGCCTACATCGCTATCATCGACGACGACGAGGAGGTCAATCCGGAGTTCGCCGAGAGCTATTTCCGTTTTTTCCGGGATTATCCCGGTGCCGCCGCGGCCGGGGGGCGGATCGTGCCCCTGTACGAGTATGCGCCGCCGGCGTGGCTTTCGCCCTATACGGAGCGTCCGATCGCCGGAACCCTCGACCTGGGGCCGGAGGCGAGGCCCTTCCCC is a window of Gallalistipes aquisgranensis DNA encoding:
- a CDS encoding glycosyltransferase, with amino-acid sequence MIELSIVIATYNRAQPLLRTLGSLARQTLDPALWEVVVVDNNCADDTAARFARWAEAHPKVNARLTREPQQGLSPARNRGVAESAGAYIAIIDDDEEVNPEFAESYFRFFRDYPGAAAAGGRIVPLYEYAPPAWLSPYTERPIAGTLDLGPEARPFPARKFPGGGNMAVRRSALVRYGAFDPALGRTGANPLAGEEKELFGRLRAGGEQVWYVPGAVIYHIIPESKFDPAYFDRLTRQSGVSERIRTQGISRAAYLARLLAEAVKWGGTLALAAGYALRGEAIKGRYLIRMRRNVTCGLLKG